A genome region from Mycolicibacterium litorale includes the following:
- the ppk2 gene encoding polyphosphate kinase 2, translated as MTEIDLEALSTAHHGYTVRDDDDDDPVLLDRAGNPIETWRERYPYDERMPRAEYEWLKRKLQIELLKVQRWSKRTGARHVIIFEGRDAAGKGGTIQRFMEHLDPRYARTVALEKPTEQERSQWYFQRYVAHLPTAGEIVLFDRSWYNRAGVEKVMRFATEEQQAEFMRQAPVFEEMLVNDGLHLTKFWFSVSPAEQRTRFAIRLVDPLRHWKFSDMDIEAARRWDDYTRAKEEMFLATDTDHAPWIVVNTNDKKRGRINAMRFLLSKFDYDDKDCDVVGEPDPLIVGRALAD; from the coding sequence ATGACCGAGATCGACCTCGAGGCGCTGTCGACCGCCCACCACGGTTACACCGTCCGCGACGATGACGACGACGATCCCGTCCTGCTCGACCGCGCCGGGAACCCGATCGAGACCTGGCGAGAGCGCTACCCCTACGACGAGCGGATGCCCCGCGCCGAATACGAGTGGCTGAAGCGCAAACTGCAGATCGAGCTGCTCAAGGTGCAGCGGTGGAGCAAGCGGACCGGCGCGCGCCACGTGATCATATTCGAGGGCCGCGACGCCGCAGGTAAGGGCGGCACCATCCAGCGGTTCATGGAACACCTCGATCCCCGCTATGCGCGCACGGTCGCACTCGAGAAGCCGACAGAGCAGGAGCGGTCGCAGTGGTACTTCCAGCGCTACGTCGCACACCTGCCGACCGCCGGTGAGATCGTGCTGTTCGACCGGTCCTGGTACAACCGCGCCGGCGTCGAGAAGGTGATGCGCTTCGCGACCGAAGAGCAGCAAGCGGAGTTCATGCGCCAGGCGCCGGTGTTCGAGGAGATGCTCGTCAACGACGGCCTGCACCTCACGAAGTTCTGGTTCTCGGTGTCTCCGGCCGAGCAGCGCACCCGGTTCGCGATCCGGCTCGTCGACCCGCTGCGGCACTGGAAGTTCTCCGACATGGACATCGAAGCGGCAAGGCGCTGGGACGACTACACCCGCGCCAAAGAGGAGATGTTCCTTGCCACCGACACCGACCACGCACCGTGGATCGTCGTCAACACCAACGACAAGAAGCGCGGACGCATCAACGCCATGCGCTTCCTGCTCTCGAAGTTCGACTACGACGACAAAGACTGCGACGTCGTCGGCGAGCCGGATCCGCTGATCGTCGGCCGCGCGCTGGCCGATTAA
- a CDS encoding adenylate/guanylate cyclase domain-containing protein: protein MASAPETLYARDGDAHLAYQVVGDAGPDLLFVPTATFPIDLLWDEPTVAGHLRHLASFSRLILTDLLGTGSSDAVPIKDRPAMQSWADGLVSVLDAVGSESATVFGMSESGLPVLLLAGSHPHRVRSLVLCSPFARYVRGPDHPVGMPEPVLARYLDVAAQAVGSGAVVDRLAPSWSGDAAKRRWWARNERLAGGPAHFRAILELFLHTDIRPALGSVQAPTLLLPRRGDRHVRHDHAVDMAGRIAHARLVELDGEDNAWFAGDADRVVDEIESFVTGGRAVPQSNRVLSTVLFTDIVGSTELAAALGDDQWTALLAAHDRIVEREVSGARGAVVKFTGDGALATFDGPARAIHCARAIGEGVAELGLRIRTGLHTGEVEVADGDVHGIAVHIAARIMALATPGEVLVSGVVPPLVLGSRIEFADRGRHELKGIPQRWPVFAVRD, encoded by the coding sequence ATGGCGTCCGCCCCGGAGACGCTGTACGCGCGGGATGGCGACGCCCATCTCGCGTATCAGGTTGTCGGTGACGCGGGTCCGGACCTGCTCTTCGTGCCGACGGCGACGTTCCCGATCGATCTGCTGTGGGATGAACCCACCGTCGCCGGGCACCTACGCCATCTGGCGTCGTTCAGCCGGCTGATCCTGACGGATCTGCTCGGCACCGGGAGTTCCGATGCCGTGCCGATCAAGGACCGCCCGGCGATGCAATCGTGGGCGGACGGGCTGGTGTCGGTGCTCGACGCGGTGGGCAGCGAGTCCGCGACGGTGTTCGGGATGTCGGAGTCGGGGCTGCCGGTGCTGCTGCTCGCGGGCAGCCATCCGCATCGGGTGCGTTCGCTCGTGCTGTGCAGTCCGTTCGCGCGGTATGTGCGTGGCCCGGACCATCCCGTGGGGATGCCCGAACCGGTGTTGGCGAGGTATCTCGACGTGGCCGCGCAGGCGGTGGGCAGCGGCGCGGTGGTGGACCGGCTGGCGCCCAGCTGGTCGGGCGACGCGGCGAAGCGGCGGTGGTGGGCGCGCAACGAGCGGCTGGCCGGCGGTCCCGCGCATTTCCGGGCGATTCTGGAGCTGTTCCTGCACACCGATATCCGGCCCGCACTGGGCAGTGTCCAGGCGCCGACCCTGCTGCTGCCTCGGCGCGGTGACCGGCACGTCCGTCATGACCATGCGGTGGACATGGCCGGCCGGATCGCGCATGCGCGGCTGGTCGAGCTGGATGGCGAGGACAACGCGTGGTTCGCCGGCGATGCGGACCGTGTGGTCGACGAGATCGAATCGTTCGTCACGGGCGGTCGCGCGGTGCCGCAGTCGAACCGGGTGCTGTCCACCGTGCTGTTCACCGACATCGTGGGCTCCACCGAACTGGCCGCGGCCCTGGGCGACGATCAGTGGACGGCGCTGCTCGCCGCGCACGACCGCATCGTCGAGCGTGAGGTGAGCGGTGCGCGCGGTGCGGTCGTGAAGTTCACCGGGGACGGGGCGCTGGCGACATTCGACGGTCCGGCGCGGGCGATCCACTGTGCGCGGGCGATCGGCGAAGGGGTCGCCGAGCTCGGCCTCAGGATCCGCACCGGGTTGCACACCGGCGAGGTGGAGGTGGCCGACGGCGACGTCCACGGCATCGCGGTGCACATCGCCGCGCGCATCATGGCGCTCGCGACGCCCGGGGAGGTGCTGGTGTCCGGGGTGGTGCCGCCGCTGGTGCTCGGATCGCGCATCGAATTCGCCGACCGCGGCCGCCATGAGCTCAAGGGCATCCCGCAGCGATGGCCGGTCTTCGCGGTGCGGGATTAA
- a CDS encoding PDDEXK family nuclease — translation MSESSREQKRSADNVWAEVQYRSRQWMEASTPVYTLSRNVPNYIIGVSDTHIHRRSAEGHSVDQQTTISRRMIATLWSELSRDGQTSKASITHVLRFTYALLQRSVPGIAFDPDPYFRLVLVDSDEANREFDPTADPTPGLAPLPTRTGGSGRSIGGGGGEGPIHAAIKAKIKNDPVAAVGERLTFLSEDLSERLGDEIRFATGDRVDLLMKDQDGNYVVIEVEPTIGPHDDVGFLQAAKYWVLLAVSKRIALDRVRRMVAATSVDRGLRELYEARYGIEWREVSLP, via the coding sequence TTGAGCGAATCTTCGCGTGAGCAGAAGCGATCTGCCGACAACGTCTGGGCGGAGGTGCAGTACCGATCGCGGCAATGGATGGAAGCCAGCACACCCGTCTATACCCTCAGCCGCAACGTGCCGAATTACATCATCGGAGTTTCAGACACTCACATCCATCGCCGCTCCGCGGAAGGCCATTCCGTGGACCAACAGACGACCATTTCGCGCCGCATGATCGCGACACTCTGGAGTGAATTGTCCCGCGATGGCCAGACGAGCAAGGCAAGCATCACACACGTCCTTCGATTCACTTACGCCCTCCTGCAACGGAGCGTTCCAGGCATCGCATTCGATCCGGATCCCTACTTCCGATTGGTTCTCGTAGATTCCGACGAGGCCAACCGCGAGTTCGACCCGACAGCCGACCCGACGCCAGGCCTTGCCCCGTTGCCAACCCGAACCGGAGGCTCCGGCCGCTCAATCGGGGGTGGCGGTGGCGAGGGTCCTATCCACGCAGCGATCAAAGCCAAGATCAAGAATGATCCGGTCGCAGCGGTCGGGGAACGACTCACCTTTCTCTCGGAGGATCTATCAGAACGCCTTGGCGACGAAATTCGCTTCGCCACAGGTGACCGGGTGGATCTGCTCATGAAGGATCAAGACGGAAATTACGTAGTCATCGAGGTCGAGCCGACGATAGGCCCGCACGATGATGTCGGCTTCCTGCAAGCGGCCAAATATTGGGTACTGCTGGCCGTCTCGAAACGCATTGCGCTTGATCGGGTCCGACGTATGGTCGCGGCCACCTCGGTTGACCGCGGCCTACGCGAGCTCTACGAAGCTCGGTATGGCATCGAGTGGCGGGAAGTGTCGCTGCCGTAG